One uncultured Gellertiella sp. genomic window carries:
- a CDS encoding ActS/PrrB/RegB family redox-sensitive histidine kinase — protein MDLTTFRADPHFSRRLRLETLVRLRWLAVAGQALTVGVVYVWFRFPMMLGISLLLVGLLAAANLYLTFRFPATHRLAPAATSALLGFDLIQLAALLFVTGGLANPFSVLICVPVTISFASQPIRQSLVLMAIALACVTVLVFSPFSLPWYPDRPFMMDAVMRLGIWCAIVSTVSFAAFYAYRVSMEATQLADALAATELVLQREKHLTALDGLAAAAAHELGTPLATISVVAREMERELGHDPHFGEDVQLLRSQSERCRDILRRLTTFATADEAHMRRLPLSSLIEEVLAPHRQPGIEIRLVETSGRAGEPVGSRNPGIIYGLGNLIENAVDYARSEVVITVEHTADRVVIVIEDDGPGYAPDVLSRIGEPYVTRRQRDDRAGGLGLGLFIAKTLLERSEAKVAFANRTDGTSGARISVSWRRDVMDADEALPSALPGS, from the coding sequence ATGGACCTGACCACATTTCGCGCAGATCCGCATTTCAGCCGCCGGCTGCGGCTCGAAACCCTGGTGCGGCTGCGCTGGCTGGCGGTGGCCGGCCAGGCGCTGACGGTCGGCGTCGTTTATGTCTGGTTCCGGTTTCCGATGATGCTCGGCATCAGCCTGCTGCTGGTCGGCCTGCTGGCGGCGGCAAACCTCTACCTGACCTTTCGCTTCCCCGCCACCCACCGGCTGGCTCCGGCGGCAACCTCGGCGCTGCTCGGCTTCGACCTGATCCAGCTTGCGGCCCTGCTGTTCGTCACCGGCGGCCTTGCCAATCCGTTTTCCGTGCTGATCTGTGTTCCGGTCACCATATCCTTTGCCTCGCAACCGATCCGCCAGAGCCTGGTGCTGATGGCCATCGCGCTGGCCTGCGTCACCGTCCTGGTGTTTTCGCCCTTCTCGCTGCCCTGGTATCCCGACCGCCCCTTCATGATGGATGCGGTGATGCGGCTCGGAATCTGGTGCGCTATCGTCAGCACCGTCAGCTTTGCCGCCTTCTATGCCTATCGGGTGTCGATGGAGGCGACCCAGCTCGCCGATGCGCTGGCCGCTACCGAACTGGTGCTGCAGCGGGAAAAACACCTGACCGCGCTCGACGGGCTTGCGGCTGCTGCCGCCCATGAGCTGGGCACGCCGCTTGCGACCATCAGCGTCGTTGCCCGGGAAATGGAGCGCGAGCTCGGGCATGACCCGCATTTCGGCGAGGATGTCCAGCTCCTGCGCAGCCAGAGCGAGCGCTGCCGCGACATCCTGCGGCGGCTGACCACTTTTGCCACTGCAGACGAGGCGCATATGCGGCGCCTGCCGCTGTCCTCGCTGATCGAGGAGGTGCTGGCCCCGCACCGCCAGCCGGGAATCGAAATCCGGCTGGTCGAGACATCCGGACGCGCCGGGGAACCGGTGGGGTCGCGCAATCCCGGCATCATCTACGGGCTTGGCAACCTGATCGAAAACGCCGTGGATTATGCGAGGAGCGAGGTGGTGATCACCGTGGAACACACCGCCGACCGGGTGGTGATCGTGATCGAGGACGATGGTCCCGGCTATGCGCCGGATGTGCTGAGCCGGATCGGCGAACCCTATGTCACCCGTCGCCAGCGCGACGACCGGGCCGGCGGCCTCGGGCTTGGCCTGTTCATTGCCAAGACGCTGCTCGAAAGGTCGGAGGCGAAGGTTGCCTTTGCCAACCGCACCGATGGCACGTCGGGCGCGCGAATTTCCGTCAGCTGGCGACGGGACGTGATGGATGCGGATGAGGCTTTACCATCCGCCCTGCCCGGTTCATAA
- a CDS encoding ActR/PrrA/RegA family redox response regulator transcription factor translates to MIDPADPSLLIVDDDGPFLRRLARAMETRGFTVDIAESVAEGIAKARAHTPKYAVVDLRLGDGNGLDVIEAIRQRREDTHIIVLTGYGNIATAVTAVKLGAIDYLAKPADADDVFAALTRQPGERAEVPENPMSADRVRWEHIQRVYEMCERNVSETARRLNMHRRTLQRILAKRAPK, encoded by the coding sequence ATGATAGATCCCGCCGATCCCTCGCTGCTGATCGTCGATGACGACGGACCGTTCCTGCGCCGTCTGGCCCGCGCCATGGAAACCCGGGGCTTCACGGTCGATATTGCCGAATCGGTGGCGGAAGGCATCGCCAAGGCCAGGGCGCATACGCCGAAATATGCGGTTGTCGATCTCCGGCTCGGCGATGGCAACGGCCTTGATGTGATCGAGGCGATCCGCCAGCGGCGGGAAGATACCCATATCATCGTGCTGACCGGCTACGGCAATATTGCGACAGCCGTGACGGCGGTGAAGCTGGGTGCCATCGACTATCTCGCCAAGCCCGCCGATGCCGACGATGTGTTTGCCGCCCTCACCCGCCAGCCGGGCGAACGGGCGGAAGTGCCGGAAAACCCGATGTCGGCTGACCGGGTGCGCTGGGAACATATTCAGCGCGTCTATGAAATGTGCGAGCGCAATGTGTCGGAGACGGCGCGGCGGCTCAACATGCACCGCCGCACCCTGCAGCGCATCCTTGCCAAGCGCGCGCCAAAATAG
- a CDS encoding ornithine cyclodeaminase family protein gives MLILNRDETCAALPWGALIRAVEAMFAGTCVMPVRHHHEVAVPGERDATLLLMPAWVPGRYIGVKLVSVFPDNHSRGLPAIFGSYLLSSGATGEMLAVLDGGELTARRTAAASAVAARHLADENAETMLMVGTGRLSLNLMEAHASVRPLRHFHIWGRNRDNAEKTAAGARALGLNAIACTDLERAARQADIISCATLSSEPLIFGEWLKPGAHLDLIGAFKPTMRECDDRAVLRARLFVDTRAGVLCEGGDIVQPLRAGLISENSIAGELAELARGTVKGRTGPDDITLFKSVGAALEDLAGAILAYETATS, from the coding sequence ATGCTTATACTGAACAGAGACGAGACCTGTGCGGCCCTGCCCTGGGGGGCGCTTATCCGGGCTGTCGAGGCGATGTTTGCCGGGACTTGCGTCATGCCGGTGCGCCATCACCACGAGGTCGCCGTCCCCGGCGAGAGGGATGCGACCCTGCTGCTGATGCCGGCCTGGGTTCCCGGCCGCTATATCGGCGTGAAACTGGTGTCCGTCTTCCCCGACAATCACAGCCGTGGCCTGCCTGCGATCTTTGGCAGCTATCTCCTGTCATCGGGAGCGACCGGTGAAATGCTGGCGGTTCTCGATGGCGGCGAACTGACGGCCCGGCGGACGGCAGCAGCGTCAGCTGTCGCCGCCCGTCATCTTGCCGACGAGAATGCCGAGACCATGCTGATGGTCGGCACCGGCCGGCTTTCCCTCAATCTCATGGAGGCGCATGCCAGCGTGCGGCCGCTGCGACACTTCCATATATGGGGGCGAAACCGGGACAATGCGGAAAAGACCGCCGCCGGGGCCCGTGCCCTTGGCCTCAATGCCATTGCCTGTACAGACCTGGAGCGGGCAGCGCGGCAGGCCGACATCATTTCCTGCGCAACACTGTCGAGCGAACCGCTCATTTTCGGCGAATGGCTGAAGCCCGGTGCGCATCTCGACCTGATTGGAGCCTTCAAGCCGACGATGCGGGAATGCGACGACCGGGCAGTGCTGCGGGCAAGGCTGTTCGTCGATACCCGTGCGGGCGTGCTCTGCGAGGGCGGCGATATCGTTCAGCCGTTGCGCGCCGGCCTGATCAGCGAAAACTCTATTGCCGGCGAACTTGCCGAACTCGCCCGGGGCACGGTCAAGGGCCGCACCGGCCCGGATGACATTACGCTGTTCAAATCGGTGGGTGCCGCGCTGGAAGATCTGGCGGGTGCCATTCTTGCCTATGAAACGGCGACATCGTGA
- the hrpB gene encoding ATP-dependent helicase HrpB: MSEKLPDLPVTAVLADLGRALDTRGAAILSAPPGAGKTTVVPLYLLDAGWRGDGRIILLEPRRLAARAAASRMAALLGEEVGATVGYRMRLETRVSAATRIEVVTEGVFTRMILDDPTLEGVAAVLFDEFHERSLDADFGLALALDVRLALRDDLRLVVMSATLDVASVRALLDDAPLIESHGRSFPIEIRHQDRVPNERIEDAMTRAILEAHRSESGSILAFLPGQAEIARTAERLEGRLPETTRVVPLYGNLTQKEQETAIRPTAPGTRKVVLATSIAETSITIDGVRVVIDSGLQRLPVFEPSTGITRLETVRVSRASADQRAGRAGRTEPGIAIRLWHQGQTAALPDFTPPQILASDLSAFVLDLGHWGVQDPAALRFIDPPPQAAMNEARALLAQLGALDRQGMLTADGKKIRAMALPTRLAAMVIAAARTGHAQEAALLAVLMTEQGLGGNDIDLEERLRRFRQDRGERASGARKLASRLAAAAGRQQLEGDPLVAGDLLLHAFPDRIALQRGGRGRFVMANGRGAEIAVTERLAGSAMLVIADLTGRAAQARVLAAVETSRARIEASMPELVTREEQCLFDRDSRQVRARRVTRIGAIVLDETPLARPRGEQAARALADGLRELGLETLAFGKEAGQLRERLGFLHRVLGEPWPDTSDQALLDRLEDWFVPFQGETRGVPDVSASSLTEGLLALVPHKAQRDLTLMAPTHFDAPTGQRHPIRYDGEEPVLSIRVQELFGLKVHPVIGGGKWPLLLELTSPAHRPMQMTRDLPGFWAGSWRDVRADMRGRYPKHPWPDDPANAMPTHRAKPRGT, encoded by the coding sequence ATGTCTGAAAAGCTGCCGGATCTGCCGGTCACCGCCGTGCTTGCCGATCTCGGCAGGGCCCTCGACACAAGGGGTGCGGCCATCCTGTCTGCTCCGCCCGGCGCAGGCAAGACCACAGTCGTTCCGCTCTATCTTCTCGATGCAGGCTGGCGGGGTGACGGCAGGATCATCCTGCTCGAACCGCGCCGCCTTGCCGCCCGGGCAGCCGCCTCCCGGATGGCGGCCCTGCTTGGCGAAGAGGTGGGTGCGACCGTCGGCTACCGGATGCGGCTTGAAACCCGGGTATCCGCCGCCACCCGCATCGAGGTGGTCACCGAGGGTGTCTTTACCCGGATGATTCTCGACGACCCCACGCTGGAGGGCGTCGCCGCCGTGCTGTTCGATGAATTTCACGAGCGTTCGCTGGATGCGGATTTCGGCCTGGCGCTGGCGCTGGATGTGCGCTTGGCCCTGCGCGATGATCTCAGACTGGTGGTGATGTCGGCAACCCTTGATGTGGCGAGCGTCAGAGCCCTTCTCGACGACGCACCCCTGATCGAAAGCCATGGGCGAAGCTTTCCCATCGAGATCCGGCATCAGGACCGGGTGCCGAATGAGCGGATCGAGGACGCAATGACGCGCGCCATCCTGGAGGCGCATCGCAGCGAAAGCGGATCGATCCTCGCCTTCCTGCCCGGACAGGCAGAAATTGCCCGCACCGCCGAACGGCTGGAGGGGCGTCTTCCCGAAACCACGCGGGTGGTGCCGCTTTACGGCAACCTCACCCAGAAGGAACAGGAAACAGCGATAAGGCCGACAGCCCCCGGCACCCGCAAGGTCGTTCTCGCCACTTCGATTGCCGAGACCTCGATCACCATCGACGGGGTCCGGGTGGTGATCGACAGCGGCCTGCAGCGGCTGCCGGTGTTCGAGCCCTCGACCGGCATTACCCGGCTGGAGACGGTGCGGGTGTCGCGCGCCTCGGCGGACCAGCGGGCCGGACGCGCGGGGCGTACCGAACCGGGCATCGCCATTCGCCTCTGGCACCAGGGCCAGACGGCAGCGCTTCCCGATTTCACGCCGCCGCAGATCCTGGCAAGCGACCTCTCCGCCTTCGTCCTCGATCTCGGCCACTGGGGCGTGCAGGATCCGGCAGCGCTGCGTTTCATCGATCCGCCGCCGCAGGCAGCGATGAACGAGGCCCGTGCCCTTCTTGCCCAGCTGGGCGCGCTCGACCGGCAGGGCATGCTGACCGCCGACGGCAAGAAGATCCGCGCCATGGCGCTGCCGACCCGTCTGGCGGCCATGGTGATTGCCGCGGCGCGGACCGGCCATGCACAGGAGGCTGCCCTGCTTGCCGTGCTGATGACCGAGCAGGGGCTTGGGGGCAATGACATCGATCTCGAAGAACGGCTGCGACGGTTCCGGCAGGATCGTGGCGAGCGCGCCTCCGGGGCGCGCAAACTTGCCTCCCGGCTGGCCGCTGCCGCAGGCAGGCAGCAACTGGAGGGCGATCCCTTGGTTGCGGGCGATCTGCTGCTGCACGCTTTTCCCGACCGGATTGCCCTGCAGCGGGGCGGACGCGGGCGCTTCGTCATGGCGAATGGGCGGGGTGCCGAGATCGCGGTAACCGAGCGGCTGGCGGGATCTGCCATGCTGGTCATTGCCGATCTCACCGGGCGCGCGGCGCAGGCCCGCGTTCTGGCGGCCGTCGAGACCAGCCGGGCGCGGATCGAAGCGTCGATGCCGGAGCTCGTGACCCGCGAGGAACAATGCCTGTTTGATCGCGACAGCCGCCAGGTCCGCGCCAGAAGGGTGACGCGGATCGGGGCCATCGTGCTCGACGAGACGCCGCTTGCCCGGCCGCGCGGCGAACAGGCGGCGCGGGCGCTGGCGGACGGGCTGCGGGAGCTTGGGCTGGAGACCCTCGCCTTCGGCAAGGAGGCGGGCCAATTGCGCGAACGGCTCGGCTTCCTGCACCGGGTGCTTGGCGAGCCCTGGCCGGATACGTCAGATCAGGCCTTGCTCGACCGGCTGGAGGACTGGTTCGTGCCGTTTCAGGGCGAGACGCGGGGGGTGCCGGATGTTTCCGCCTCCAGCCTGACCGAAGGCCTGCTGGCACTGGTGCCCCATAAGGCACAGCGTGACCTCACCCTTATGGCGCCAACCCATTTCGACGCGCCGACCGGACAACGCCATCCGATCCGCTATGACGGCGAAGAGCCGGTGCTGTCGATCAGGGTGCAGGAACTGTTCGGCCTCAAGGTCCATCCCGTCATCGGCGGCGGCAAATGGCCGCTCCTGCTCGAATTGACATCGCCCGCCCATCGACCGATGCAGATGACGCGGGATCTTCCCGGCTTCTGGGCGGGTTCCTGGCGGGATGTGCGTGCCGACATGCGCGGGCGCTATCCAAAACACCCCTGGCCGGATGATCCGGCCAATGCAATGCCCACCCACCGCGCAAAGCCCCGGGGCACCTGA
- a CDS encoding MmcB family DNA repair protein, protein MTILSLHASNPLIDGRQSEKAMLVRRGMQALLANMRHVALAEMPLSSGRRADLITLSEKGEIWIIEIKSSIDDFRVDRKWPDYRSHCDRLFFATHPEVPPDIFPEDAGLFLSDGYGAHLVREAPEHRLPPAARKAVTLAIARIATARLTHAERLLGPLPPVPPTQD, encoded by the coding sequence ATGACAATCCTCTCGCTGCATGCTTCCAACCCGCTGATCGACGGACGCCAGTCGGAAAAGGCAATGCTGGTGCGGCGCGGCATGCAGGCGTTGCTTGCCAACATGCGGCATGTGGCGCTGGCCGAGATGCCACTGTCGAGCGGCCGCCGGGCCGATCTCATCACCCTGTCGGAAAAGGGCGAGATCTGGATCATCGAAATCAAGTCGTCGATCGATGATTTTCGCGTCGACCGGAAATGGCCGGACTATCGCAGCCATTGCGACCGGCTGTTCTTCGCCACCCATCCCGAAGTGCCTCCAGACATTTTCCCGGAGGATGCGGGCCTGTTCCTCAGCGATGGCTATGGCGCACACCTGGTGCGCGAAGCGCCGGAACACCGCCTGCCGCCCGCTGCGCGCAAGGCCGTGACGCTCGCCATCGCCCGGATCGCCACGGCACGTCTGACCCATGCCGAACGGCTGCTCGGCCCGCTTCCGCCGGTCCCGCCGACGCAAGACTGA
- a CDS encoding L,D-transpeptidase, whose product MRFRNALTAFGLITLLATAGCSTTSSAPDSTKVAKAEIFNDAYEPVTDAGFALPAIPVKRVDPEFRRQIVAYDGDERPGTIVVKTRERHLYYVLPGEKAVRYGIGVGRQGFAWGGEAYVAWKQEWPTWHPPKEMAVRKPEVAKYVEKGMDPGITNPLGARAMYLYNDKGQDTLFRLHGTPEWASIGTAASSGCIRLINQDIIDLYDRVRPGKSARVVVIQ is encoded by the coding sequence ATGCGTTTCCGCAATGCCCTGACCGCATTTGGCCTGATCACGCTGCTTGCAACGGCCGGCTGCTCGACCACTTCCTCCGCACCTGATTCCACCAAGGTTGCCAAGGCGGAAATTTTCAATGACGCCTATGAGCCGGTCACCGATGCGGGCTTTGCCCTTCCGGCGATCCCGGTGAAGCGCGTCGATCCGGAATTCCGCCGCCAGATCGTCGCCTATGATGGCGACGAGCGTCCCGGCACCATCGTGGTGAAGACCCGCGAACGGCATCTCTATTATGTGCTGCCCGGGGAAAAGGCCGTGCGCTACGGCATCGGCGTCGGCAGACAGGGCTTCGCCTGGGGCGGCGAGGCCTATGTGGCCTGGAAGCAGGAATGGCCGACCTGGCATCCACCGAAGGAAATGGCGGTGCGCAAGCCGGAAGTGGCAAAATATGTCGAGAAGGGCATGGATCCCGGCATCACCAACCCGCTCGGCGCGCGCGCCATGTATCTCTACAATGACAAGGGCCAGGACACGCTGTTCCGCCTGCATGGCACGCCGGAATGGGCCTCCATCGGCACGGCGGCCTCTTCGGGCTGCATCCGCCTGATCAACCAGGACATCATCGACCTCTATGACCGGGTTCGTCCGGGCAAGAGCGCCCGCGTGGTGGTGATCCAGTAA